A single genomic interval of Daucus carota subsp. sativus chromosome 1, DH1 v3.0, whole genome shotgun sequence harbors:
- the LOC108196387 gene encoding uncharacterized protein LOC108196387: MNNNRSWMYERTDESGFLNSLFISGVEEFMNHVISQPTSMNGTSIQCPCTKCKNRKFWNSDIVKLHLLKNGFVRDYYIWSRHGESYIFNGNEDQSSANYSNVARGTDGNNLMYNMVIDAGGPSFDPHRSEEMPNAEAQNIYNMLNSSERELYDGCETSQLAAMAQMLSLKSDHHWSEACYDQTSQFIKGILPKDNTFLDSFYGTKKHMEGLGLPSIHIDCCVNGCMIYWNEDIDMESCKFCSKPRYKIRVNRSTRERKKVVVQRMIYFPLAPRLQRLYASPTTAAHMRWHADHYKEDGVMHHCSDSEEWRQFDRAHPLFSSEVRNVRLGLSADGFQPFGSSGKQYSSWPIIVTPYNLPPWMCSKEEYMFLSILVPGPRNPKQKIDVFLQPLISELKMLWEVGVETWDTSLKQNFQMRAALMWTISDFPAYSMLSGWKTAGHLACPHCAHEHDAYNLKHGGKPTWFDNHRKFLPANHPFRKNKNWFTKGKVVSEFPPPIRTGEDVLQEIESLGLMKITELGSEEHNAKIIKTYNCGWKKRSIFWDLPYWRTLSIRHNLDVMHIEKNVFENIFNTIMAIEGKTKDNAKARADIALLCRRPELAIDESTRKYPKACYSLDKKGKEAVCKWLQDLKFPDGYVSNMGRCIDMKKYKLFGMKSHDCHVFMQRLMPIAFREFLPNNVWEAVTELSLFFKDLTSATLKVSDMCRLEEQIPVILCKLERIFPPALFDSMEHLLVHLPYEARIAGPVQYRWMYPFERFLRHLKNNIKNKARVEGSMCNAYLVEEASTFCSHYFEQHVQTKHRKVPRNDSSGGGENFEGNFSIFSHPGRASGCANVRYLDDREYMAAHNYVLLNCPEVAPYTEIFINMVRENNQSITDAEIDKCLESDFALWFKQYAQNPSLVPNEIVRDIASGPLRSVRSVPIFYVNGYKFHTRKYGANRSTFNSGVCIKGSNYSETSNDYFGIIDEILILEYPRLPIKKTTLFKCEWFDPTPSVGTRVHLRFKMVEVNRKKKLSVYEPFILASQAMQVYFCNYPSLRRDKMDWLVVCKIKARPLVELSQASQSHQEPYQDETPENLNRIDIRDIPTHLNDNEGILDLDDGEGSPEEEIELDSDSEEGRSSQSDDIHNYGSDSNNSSN, encoded by the exons ATGAATAATAACCGATCTTGGATGTACGAAAGGACGGATGAGAGTGGTTTCTTGAATTCTCTATTTATTTCTGGAGTGGAAGAATTCATGAATCATGTTATATCTCAGCCAACGTCTATGAATGGTACGAGTATACAATGTCCGTGCACAAAGTGTAAGAATCGGAAATTTTGGAATTCAGATATCGTGAAGCTACATTTGTTGAAGAATGGATTTGTGAGAGATTATTATATATGGAGTCGACACGGAGAGTCATACATTTTTAATGGGAACGAAGACCAATCTTCAGCAAACTATTCAAATGTTGCACGTGGCACAGATGGGAACAATTTAATGTACAATATGGTGATTGATGCAGGCGGTCCTAGTTTTGATCCACATCGTTCAGAAGAGATGCCGAACGCAGAAGCACAAAATATATACAACATGCTAAATTCTTCGGAACGAGAGCTATATGATGGTTGTGAAACATCACAGTTGGCTGCCATGGCTCAAATGTTGAGTCTGAAATCTGATCATCACTGGTCGGAGGCATGCTATGATCAGACATCACAATTCATCAAAGGCATCTTGCCTAAAGATAATACATTTCTCGATAGTTTCTATGGAACAAAGAAACATATGGAAGGACTGGGCCTACCTTCCATTCATATCGATTGTTGTGTTAATGGGTGCATGATATATTGGAACGAAGACATTGACATGGAGTCATGCAAATTTTGTTCTAAACCGAGATATAAGATCAGAGTTAACAGATCTacaagagagagaaagaaagtgGTTGTTCAAAGGATGATATATTTTCCATTGGCCCCGAGATTACAAAGGTTATATGCCTCACCGACGACTGCAGCTCATATGAGATGGCATGCTGATCATTACAAAGAAGATGGTGTAATGCATCATTGTTCAGATTCAGAGGAGTGGAGGCAATTTGATAGAGCACATCCATTATTTTCCTCGGAGGTCAGAAATGTGAGACTTGGACTTTCTGCTGACGGATTTCAGCCATTTGGTAGTTCAGGCAAGCAATATTCTTCTTGGCCAATTATAGTGACTCCATATAATTTACCCCCCTGGATGTGTTCAAAAGAAGAGTACATGTTTCTATCCATACTTGTGCCTGGCCCGAGGAATCCAAAGCAGAAGATAGATGTTTTTCTTCAGCCATTGATTTCCGAGTTAAAAATGTTATGGGAGGTTGGTGTTGAGACATGGGATACTTCCTTAAAGCAGAATTTTCAAATGCGAGCTGCATTGATGTGGACTATAAGTGATTTTCCTGCTTATTCAATGTTATCAGGATGGAAAACTGCTGGTCATTTAGCTTGTCCTCATTGTGCTCATGAACATGATGCTTATAATCTCAAACATGGAGGAAAGCCAACATGGTTCGATAATCATCGGAAGTTTTTGCCTGCAAATCATCCATTTCGAAAGAATAAAAACTGGTTTACCAAGGGGAAGGTCGTGTCTGAATTTCCTCCACCTATTCGGACAGGTGAAGATGTCTTACAAGAAATTGAGTCACTTGGTTTGATGAAAATTACTGAATTGGGAAGTGAAGAGCATAATGCCAAAATCATCAAAACTTATAATTGTGGATGGAAAAAACGAAGTATCTTTTGGGATTTGCCATATTGGAGGACATTATCAATTAGACATAACCTTGATGTTATGCACATTGAGAAAAATgtgtttgaaaatattttcaacacTATTATGGCCATCGAAGGTAAAACCAAAGATAATGCTAAAGCAAGAGCTGATATTGCACTTCTTTGTCGGAGGCCTGAGTTAGCAATTGATGAGTCGACACGAAAATATCCAAAAGCTTGTTACAGCTTAGATAAAAAGGGTAAAGAAGCAGTGTGTAAGTGGTTACAAGATCTTAAATTTCCGGATGGATATGTGTCGAATATGGGGCGTTGCATCGACATGAAAAAATACAAGTTATTTGGGATGAAAAGTCACGATTGTCATGTGTTTATGCAAAGACTTATGCCAATTGCTTTTCGAGAATTTCTTCCTAATAATGTTTGGGAGGCTGTAACAGAGTTGAGCCTTTTTTTCAAAGATCTAACTTCAGCCACTTTGAAGGTTAGCGATATGTGCAGACTTGAAGAACAGATTCCAGTGATACTTTGCAAATTGGAACGCATATTTCCACCAGCTTTATTTGACTCAATGGAACATCTTTTGGTGCATTTACCATACGAGGCACGTATAGCAGGTCCTGTACAGTATCGTTGGATGTACCCCTTTGAACGGTTCTTACGTCACTTAAagaataacataaaaaataaagctCGGGTAGAAGGTTCCATGTGTAACGCTTACTTAGTGGAAGAAGCTTCAACATTTTGTTCACATTATTTTGAACAACATGTTCAAACAAAACATAGAAAAGTTCCTCGAAATGATTCTAGTGGAGGTGGAGAAAACTTTGAGGggaatttttctatattttctcaTCCTGGACGAGCATCTGGTTGTGCTAATGTTCGTTATCTTGATGATCGGGAGTACATGGCAGCCCACAATTATGTCTTGTTAAATTGTCCCGAGGTTGCGCCATATACCGA gatttttataaatatggtGCGGGAGAACAATCAAAGTATAACTGATGCTGAGATTGACAAATGCTTAGAGAGTGATTTTGCTTTGTGGTTTAAACAATAT gcacaaaatccatcattggTTCCAAATGAAATTGTTCGAGACATTGCTTCAGGACCTCTTCGCTCAGTTAGATCTGTACCTATTTTTTATGTAAATGGGTACAAGTTTCATACGCGAAAATATGGGGCAAACAGATCCACATTCAACAGCGGAGTATGCATTAAAGGATCAAACTACAGTGAGACATCTAATGATTATTTTGGAATCATAGATGAGATTTTAATCCTTGAGTATCCTCGTCTTCCGATAAAGAAAACAACATTGTTTAAGTGCGAGTGGTTTGATCCTACACCAAGTGTAGGAACAAGAGTTCATCTCCGCTTTAAAATGGTTGAAGTGAatcggaaaaaaaaattgagcgTCTACGAACCATTTATCTTGGCAAGTCAAGCCATGCAAGTCTATTTTTGTAATTATCCAAGTCTTAGGCGAGACAAGATGGACTGGTTGGTTGTATGCAAAATTAAGGCTCGTCCACTTGTTGAATTGTCACAAGCATCTCAATCACACCAAGAGCCATATCAAGATGAAACACCGGAAAACTTAAATAGGATCGATATAAGAGATATTCCGACACATCTAAATGATAATGAAGGCATTTTAGATTTAGATGACGGTGAAGGATCACCGGAAGAAGAGATTGAGCTTGATTCGGATTCGGAAGAAGGAAGATCTTCACAAAGTGATGATATTCATAATTATGGCTCTGATAGCAATAATTCTTCTAATTAG
- the LOC108196389 gene encoding uncharacterized protein LOC108196389 yields the protein MSTRRIRLSSSSNPRNSTENTPVGSQQSERQHTPAQSQPNTPNVSTASANESANESADEGWVVGSMHNDGRLRIEVISGLLEPSGACSRAITDSISERQDPTGFNWKVVSKEVKDFYFEEFKKSFVWRQEDKQIYKAWVKKARNRYSNFCSDARKKWEAGEVDNRVAMHVWLPWVEFWKTPDFQTKSKTQKKNRRGGTDHYPPTHTGGSASLRTHAAVLAETNGKDPTPADVYLLTHTKKRDKKTFVTKKAEAVYNKVIEIREERSKPIEGSDEPQIVDEDEIFLEAVGGLDKRNRIYGLGSLQSVIYGPESKSSTSTSRYSGSNFNKEYELMQVELQEMKEQVKELQETRDKELEDMRNQMEEMKSQLALVFKNQNTS from the exons ATGAGTACACGAAGAATTCGACTATCAAGTAGCTCCAATCCAAGGAACTCGACAGAAAACACACCAGTTGGATCACAACAATCAGAGCGACAACACACACCTGCACAATCACAGCCTAACACCCCAAATGTTTCTACAGCATCCGCAAATGAATCTGCAAATGAATCTGCAGATGAAGGTTGGGTAGTTGGCTCTATGCATAACGATGGGCGTTTAAGGATCGAAGTAATTAGTGGATT GTTGGAGCCTTCGGGTGCATGCTCACGAGCAATCACAGACTCTATATCCGAGAGGCAGGATCCCACTGGATTTAACTGGAAGGTAGTGTCGAAGGAGGTTAAAGATTTTTATTTCGAGGAGTTTAAG aAATCTTTTGTTTGGAGACAAGAAGACAAACAAATATACAAAGCATGGGTAAAAAAAGCAAGAAATCGATATTCCAACTTTTGTAGTGATGCTCGGAAAAAATGGGAAGCTGGTGAAGTGGACAATAGAGTAGCCATGCATGTATGGCTACCTTGGGTTGAGTTTTGGAAAACTCCAGATTTCCAGACTAAATCAAAAACTCAAAAGAAAAATCGTCGTGGTGGGACGGACCACTACCCTCCAACTCACACAGGTGGTTCAGCATCCTTAAGAACTCATGCTGCTGTTCTG gCGGAGACTAATGGTAAAGATCCAACTCCGGCCGATGTGTATTTGCTTACACATACTAAGAAACGTGACAAAAAGACCTTTGTTACTAAGAAAGCGGAAGCAGTATAT AATAAGGTTATTGAAATTCGTGAGGAACGCTCTAAACCTATTGAAGGTTCTGATGAACCTCAGATTGTTGATGAAGACGAAATATTCTTGGAGGCAGTTGGAGGGCTGGACAAAAGAAATAGAATATATGGCTTGGGTTCTTTGCAAAGCGTCATATATGGGCCAGAAAGCAAGAGCAGTACATCCACTTCCCGTTACAGTGGCTCTAACTTCAATAAAGAATATGAGCTAATGCAGGTTGAGCTCCAAGAAATGAAGGAACAGGTAAAGGAGTTACAGGAGACGAGAGATAAGGAACTTGAAGATATGAGAAACCAAATGGAAGAGATGAAGAGCCAACTTGCTTTGGTATTTAAAAATCAGAACACAAGTTAG